Proteins encoded by one window of Micromonospora coxensis:
- a CDS encoding YwiC-like family protein, with translation MSTAVTTARPASSRRRLRRFVPPQHGAWAMLLLPYTVGVVLVGPRWPHLPLLGAWLAGYLLSYYVFQAVKTRRPGRFADQLLAYGLVTAPPAAAVLIARPAVLWYAPVYALLLAVNAGYAWRRRERALLNDLASVAQSCLLVFVVATIAGAPLAEVAPAFLALLLYLAGTVLYVKTMIRERGDAGYRRLSVGFHLLAAVVATGLDLLLAPVFLLLLARAVLLPARRLRPAQVGVFEIVCSLLVLAVVLVAL, from the coding sequence ATGTCCACCGCCGTCACGACCGCCCGCCCGGCCTCCTCCCGCCGCCGGCTGCGCCGTTTCGTCCCGCCGCAGCACGGCGCCTGGGCGATGCTGCTGCTGCCGTACACCGTCGGGGTGGTGCTGGTCGGCCCGCGCTGGCCGCACCTGCCGCTGCTGGGCGCCTGGCTCGCCGGCTACCTGCTGTCGTACTACGTCTTCCAGGCCGTCAAGACCCGCCGGCCGGGCCGCTTCGCCGACCAACTGCTGGCCTACGGCCTGGTCACCGCGCCGCCGGCCGCGGCCGTGCTGATCGCCCGGCCGGCGGTGCTCTGGTACGCCCCGGTCTACGCCCTGCTGCTGGCGGTCAACGCCGGGTACGCCTGGCGTCGACGCGAGCGAGCCCTGCTCAACGACCTCGCCTCGGTGGCGCAGAGCTGCCTGCTGGTCTTCGTGGTGGCCACCATCGCCGGGGCGCCCCTCGCCGAGGTGGCCCCCGCGTTCCTGGCCCTGCTGCTGTACCTCGCCGGCACCGTCCTCTACGTCAAGACCATGATCCGGGAGCGCGGGGACGCCGGCTACCGGCGCCTCTCCGTCGGTTTCCACCTGCTCGCCGCAGTCGTGGCGACCGGGCTGGACCTGCTGCTCGCCCCGGTCTTCCTGCTGCTGCTGGCCCGGGCGGTGCTGCTGCCGGCGCGACGGCTCCGGCCGGCCCAGGTGGGAGTGTTCGAGATCGTCTGCTCCCTGCTCGTCCTCGCCGTGGTCCTGGTCGCGCTCTGA
- a CDS encoding multicopper oxidase domain-containing protein, translating to MSASPETPAARPLGGFAAGLALVLVAVLVGVAAQRVSQGTPVPTAASAVTPTGHTTTVAVVADGMRFHPDRIEVPPGDRLVIELTNRDHRRHDLVLDSGAKTAPIARGGTARLDAGVVGAETQGWCSLPGHRQAGMTLRIVPTGSAPAASGHTGDAHAAPAAPQLDAMAAPDAGFAARDAVAPATPSGRLHRRELHVEEVQREVAPGVRQRLWTFDGAVPGPVLRGRVGDTFEITLVNDGTVDHGIDFHAGAVAPDEVMRPIDPGQRLTYRFTATRAGIWMYHCSTMPMLHHIGNGMYGAVIIDPPDLPRVDREYVLVQSELYLGPDGEPGDLAKMQAERPDAVVFNGYVAQYAHRPLPARAGERVRVWLLDAGPNRDSSFHVVGTQFDTVYREGRWENRPTDPGGAQVLGLGPAAGGFVEMVFPEPGHYPFVSHVMVDAERGARGIFEVR from the coding sequence GTGTCCGCGTCCCCCGAGACCCCCGCCGCCCGCCCGCTCGGCGGGTTCGCGGCCGGTCTCGCCCTCGTCCTCGTCGCCGTCCTCGTCGGGGTGGCCGCGCAGCGCGTCTCGCAGGGCACGCCGGTCCCGACCGCCGCCTCCGCCGTGACGCCCACCGGGCACACCACCACGGTCGCGGTGGTCGCCGACGGGATGCGCTTCCACCCCGACCGGATCGAGGTGCCACCGGGCGACCGGCTGGTCATCGAGCTGACCAACCGGGACCACCGCCGGCACGACCTCGTGCTCGACTCCGGGGCGAAGACGGCGCCGATCGCGCGGGGCGGCACCGCCCGGCTCGACGCGGGCGTGGTCGGCGCCGAGACCCAGGGCTGGTGCTCACTGCCCGGGCACCGGCAGGCCGGCATGACCCTGCGGATCGTCCCGACCGGGTCGGCGCCGGCGGCGAGCGGCCATACCGGCGACGCCCACGCCGCCCCGGCGGCGCCGCAGCTCGACGCGATGGCCGCGCCCGACGCCGGCTTCGCCGCCCGCGACGCCGTCGCGCCGGCCACCCCGTCCGGCCGGCTGCACCGGCGCGAGCTGCACGTCGAGGAGGTCCAGCGGGAGGTCGCGCCCGGCGTGCGGCAGCGGCTGTGGACCTTCGACGGCGCCGTGCCCGGCCCGGTGCTGCGCGGCCGGGTCGGCGACACCTTCGAGATCACCCTGGTCAACGACGGCACCGTCGACCACGGCATCGACTTCCACGCCGGCGCGGTCGCCCCGGACGAGGTGATGCGCCCGATCGACCCCGGCCAGCGGCTCACCTACCGCTTCACCGCCACCCGGGCCGGGATCTGGATGTACCACTGCTCGACGATGCCGATGCTGCACCACATCGGCAACGGCATGTACGGCGCGGTCATCATCGACCCGCCCGACCTGCCCCGGGTCGACCGCGAGTACGTCCTCGTGCAGTCCGAGCTGTACCTCGGCCCGGACGGTGAGCCCGGCGACCTCGCCAAGATGCAGGCCGAGCGTCCCGACGCGGTGGTCTTCAACGGTTACGTCGCCCAGTACGCCCACCGGCCGCTGCCCGCCCGCGCGGGCGAACGGGTCCGGGTCTGGCTGCTCGACGCCGGCCCGAACCGGGACAGCTCCTTCCACGTCGTCGGCACCCAGTTCGACACCGTCTACCGGGAGGGCCGCTGGGAGAACCGGCCCACCGACCCGGGTGGCGCCCAGGTGCTCGGGCTCGGTCCGGCCGCCGGTGGCTTCGTGGAGATGGTCTTCCCCGAGCCCGGCCACTACCCCTTCGTCAGCCACGTCATGGTCGACGCCGAACGGGGCGCCCGTGGCATCTTCGAGGTGAGGTGA
- a CDS encoding helix-turn-helix transcriptional regulator: protein METPRTGPTGETIDPHRHRALGTASRASILEMVRDAGAGMTIAEVGERTGLHLSTARAHLDRLVDAGLLVKARASGGQPGRPAWRYRVATSEAPAPAPYRALAAALLDHLSRRNPGDVRAEATRAGHDWGRHLAAATAAGEDPVDTLLEVLRGLGFSPRRQETAEGTVEVHLHTCPFLELVNRNPDAICALHVGVVRGALDHAGAPPSGAVLEPFGAPDACVVRLAVLRTTGEPA from the coding sequence GTGGAAACCCCGAGAACAGGGCCGACCGGCGAGACCATCGACCCGCACCGCCACCGGGCACTGGGCACCGCCAGCCGGGCCTCGATCCTGGAGATGGTGCGCGACGCCGGCGCCGGCATGACGATCGCCGAGGTGGGGGAGCGCACCGGGCTGCACCTCTCCACCGCCCGCGCCCACCTCGACCGCCTGGTCGACGCCGGGCTGCTGGTCAAGGCGCGGGCCAGCGGCGGCCAGCCCGGCCGGCCGGCGTGGCGCTACCGGGTGGCCACGTCGGAGGCCCCGGCCCCGGCGCCGTACCGGGCACTCGCCGCCGCGCTGCTCGACCACCTGTCCCGCCGCAACCCGGGCGACGTCCGGGCCGAGGCCACCCGCGCCGGCCACGACTGGGGACGCCACCTCGCCGCCGCCACCGCGGCAGGCGAGGACCCGGTCGACACCCTGCTCGAGGTCCTGCGCGGGTTGGGCTTCAGCCCCCGGCGGCAGGAGACGGCCGAGGGAACGGTCGAGGTGCACCTGCACACCTGCCCCTTCCTGGAGCTGGTGAACCGCAACCCCGACGCGATCTGCGCGCTGCACGTCGGCGTGGTCCGGGGCGCGCTCGACCACGCCGGCGCCCCGCCGAGCGGCGCGGTGCTGGAGCCGTTCGGCGCGCCCGACGCCTGCGTGGTGCGGCTGGCCGTGCTGCGCACCACCGGGGAGCCGGCGTGA
- a CDS encoding DUF2249 domain-containing protein: MSASRSPADQQAAQAVVRHHAQLAADLDRHVADLLDAADRGDAAGALRHRDALLGWLRDELLPHAYAEEGSLYAAAGDRPEAALLVRGMLDEHRAITGLVAELETAHRPVRLAAAARALAALFAVHLAKENELIVPVLVDAADVSLATLLEGMHDLLGSSDESGKGGCGGGGGGCGCGGDQAPADAPAPTLSIDPRLDVRTLPHGQRHARVLAALDALPAGGALVLVAPHAPRPLLAEIEARYRGGMSTEWLQDGPDVWQVRLSRQPVAV, from the coding sequence ATGTCCGCCTCACGCTCCCCGGCCGACCAGCAGGCCGCGCAGGCCGTCGTCCGGCACCACGCCCAGCTCGCCGCCGATCTCGACCGGCACGTCGCGGACCTGCTGGACGCGGCCGACCGGGGCGACGCCGCCGGGGCGCTGCGACACCGCGACGCGCTGCTCGGGTGGCTCCGTGACGAGTTGCTGCCGCACGCGTACGCCGAGGAGGGCTCGCTCTACGCCGCCGCCGGCGACCGGCCCGAGGCCGCGCTGCTGGTCCGGGGGATGCTCGACGAGCACCGGGCGATCACCGGCCTGGTCGCCGAGCTGGAGACCGCCCACCGGCCGGTGCGCCTCGCCGCCGCCGCCCGCGCCCTCGCCGCCCTCTTCGCCGTGCACCTGGCCAAGGAGAACGAGCTGATCGTCCCGGTGCTGGTGGACGCGGCCGACGTCTCGCTGGCGACGCTGCTGGAGGGTATGCACGATCTGCTCGGCTCCTCGGACGAATCGGGCAAGGGCGGTTGTGGCGGAGGCGGAGGCGGCTGCGGCTGCGGTGGCGACCAGGCCCCCGCCGACGCGCCCGCCCCCACGTTGAGCATCGACCCCCGGCTGGACGTCCGGACGCTGCCGCACGGCCAGCGCCACGCCCGGGTGCTGGCGGCGCTGGACGCGCTGCCCGCCGGCGGCGCGCTGGTGCTGGTCGCCCCGCACGCCCCCCGCCCGCTGCTGGCCGAGATCGAGGCCCGCTACCGCGGCGGCATGAGCACCGAGTGGCTGCAGGACGGACCGGACGTGTGGCAGGTCCGGCTGTCCCGCCAGCCGGTCGCGGTCTGA
- a CDS encoding hemerythrin domain-containing protein yields the protein MCNYCGCREFPLIGRLSTEHEAIANAAGRLRTAVRDAADPLAALDDLLALLMPHTATEEDGLFAELRAEGSMVEAVRQLCAEHDDIHGVLGAVDRSAPDWPPVLAALDRLHRHVDNEEHGLFPASVVTLPISAWDRITPTAGATR from the coding sequence GTGTGCAACTACTGCGGCTGCCGTGAGTTCCCGCTGATCGGCCGGCTCTCCACCGAGCACGAGGCGATCGCGAACGCCGCCGGCCGGCTGCGCACGGCGGTGCGGGACGCCGCCGATCCCCTGGCCGCCCTCGACGACCTGCTCGCGCTGCTGATGCCGCACACCGCCACCGAGGAGGACGGCCTCTTCGCCGAACTGCGCGCCGAGGGCAGCATGGTCGAGGCGGTGCGGCAGCTCTGCGCCGAACACGACGACATCCATGGCGTGCTCGGCGCCGTGGACCGCAGCGCGCCCGACTGGCCGCCGGTGCTGGCCGCCCTCGACCGGCTGCACCGGCACGTCGACAACGAGGAGCACGGGCTCTTCCCGGCCTCGGTCGTCACGCTGCCGATCTCGGCCTGGGACCGGATCACGCCGACCGCCGGGGCCACCCGGTGA
- the epsC gene encoding serine O-acetyltransferase EpsC encodes MLDDLRAAYRRDPALHGVRAAELLFYPGLWAVWSHRAAHRLHRCGVPLLPRALSQLTRLLTGIEIHPGARIGRRLFIDHGAGVVIGETARVGDDVTMYHRVTLGGRGWWADDKGSRRHPTIGDRVVLGVGASVLGPVRVGADARVGAHCLVLHDVPPGARLHSPHATTARPAGRVPTLTQEQ; translated from the coding sequence ATGCTCGACGACCTCCGCGCGGCGTACCGCCGCGACCCCGCCCTGCACGGCGTGCGCGCCGCCGAACTGCTGTTCTACCCCGGCCTGTGGGCGGTGTGGAGCCACCGGGCCGCGCACCGCCTGCACCGCTGCGGCGTCCCGCTGCTGCCCCGGGCCCTCAGCCAGCTCACCCGCCTGCTGACCGGCATCGAGATCCACCCCGGCGCCCGCATCGGGCGGCGGCTCTTCATCGACCACGGCGCCGGCGTCGTCATCGGGGAGACCGCGCGCGTCGGCGACGACGTGACCATGTACCACCGGGTCACCCTCGGCGGCCGTGGCTGGTGGGCCGACGACAAGGGCAGCCGGCGACACCCCACCATCGGCGACCGGGTGGTGCTCGGGGTGGGCGCCTCCGTGCTCGGCCCGGTACGCGTCGGCGCCGACGCCCGCGTCGGCGCCCACTGCCTGGTGCTGCACGACGTGCCACCCGGCGCCCGACTGCACAGTCCCCACGCCACGACGGCCCGTCCCGCCGGCCGCGTGCCCACCCTCACCCAGGAGCAGTAG
- the cysK gene encoding cysteine synthase A, giving the protein MIAKDVTALIGRTPLVRLDRFAAQVPVTLLAKLESANPGGSVKDRLALAVVEAAEQSGELRPGGALVEATSGNTGVGLAMVAAARGYRVTLTMPESMSVERRALLAAYGARIVLTPAAEGMAGAVRRAWEIADEQGAFLPRQFDNPVNPEVHRRTTAEEIWADTEGAVDLFVAGVGTGGTVTGVGQVLKSKRPDLRVVAVEPAESPVLSGGTPGPHGIQGIGAGFVPEVLDPGVYDEVVRVDVERARAAARRLARREGLLVGVSSGAALHAALTVAARPEHAGATIVVVLPDTGERYLSTPLFTEPDEA; this is encoded by the coding sequence ATGATCGCCAAGGACGTGACCGCCCTCATCGGCCGTACCCCGCTGGTGCGGTTGGACCGCTTCGCCGCGCAGGTGCCGGTGACGCTGCTGGCCAAGCTGGAGTCCGCCAACCCCGGCGGCAGCGTCAAGGACCGGCTCGCGCTCGCCGTCGTCGAGGCGGCCGAGCAGAGCGGGGAACTGCGACCCGGTGGCGCGCTGGTCGAGGCGACCAGCGGCAACACGGGCGTCGGGCTGGCCATGGTCGCCGCCGCGCGGGGCTACCGGGTCACCCTCACCATGCCGGAGAGCATGAGCGTCGAGCGCCGCGCCCTGCTGGCCGCGTACGGGGCGCGGATCGTGCTCACCCCGGCGGCCGAGGGCATGGCCGGCGCGGTGCGCCGCGCCTGGGAGATCGCCGACGAGCAGGGCGCCTTCCTGCCCCGGCAGTTCGACAACCCGGTCAACCCGGAGGTCCACCGCCGCACCACCGCGGAGGAGATCTGGGCCGACACCGAGGGCGCGGTCGACCTGTTCGTCGCCGGGGTGGGCACCGGCGGCACGGTGACCGGTGTCGGCCAGGTGCTCAAGTCCAAGCGACCGGACCTGCGGGTGGTGGCGGTGGAGCCGGCCGAGTCCCCGGTGCTCTCCGGCGGGACCCCGGGCCCGCACGGCATCCAGGGCATCGGGGCGGGCTTCGTGCCCGAGGTGCTCGACCCGGGCGTGTACGACGAGGTCGTCCGGGTGGACGTGGAACGGGCCCGGGCGGCGGCCCGGCGGCTGGCCCGCCGGGAGGGACTGCTCGTCGGGGTGTCCAGCGGGGCGGCCCTGCACGCCGCGCTCACCGTGGCCGCCCGGCCCGAGCACGCCGGCGCGACGATCGTGGTGGTGCTGCCCGACACCGGGGAGCGGTACCTGAGCACGCCGCTGTTCACCGAGCCGGACGAGGCCTGA
- a CDS encoding nitrate reductase subunit alpha: MSRATESAGRALLKVGGLVRRAEVSADGRTLHQIGGREADTFYRDRSSYDKVVRSTHGVNCTGSCSWKVYVKDGIITWEQQQTDYPSVGPDRPEYEPRGCPRGAAFSWYTYSPTRVRYPYARGVLVEMYREAKARLGDPVAAWADIQADPERRRRYQRARGKGGLVRISWDEAQEMIAAAHVHTIGTYGPDRIAGFSPIPAMSMVSHAVGARFLSLLGGSMLSFYDWYADLPVASPQVFGDQTDVPESGDWWDASYFVMWGSNVPVTRTPDAHWMAEARYRGQKVVVVSPDYADNVKFADEWMPAQPGTDGALAMAMGHVVLTEFFVRRRTPRFVDYVRTFTDLPFLVTLEPGADGAYRPGKFLTAEDLGESGREAAFRTVLWDSATDAAAVPRGSLGHRWGEQPGQWNLDLGDLEPALTCLGAGDAVPVELPRFDTDTPQVLRRGVPTRTVAGKLVTSVFDLLLAQYGVAREGLPGQWPTGYDDVGSPYTPAWQEPITGVPAAQVARVAREFADNAERSGGRSMILLGAGTNHWFHSDATYRAILALVTLTGCQGVNGGGWAHYVGQEKCRPVTGWQQLAFGLDWVRPPRQMIGTAFWYVHTDQWRYDTYSADVLSSPTGSGAFAGRHTMDLLAQSARSGWMPSMPTFDRSPLDLADEALAASPDDPGGWVAEQLGQGRVRFACTDPDAPQNWPRVLTVWRANLLGSSAKGNEYFLRHLLGTDANLRADEAPEELRPKDVTWHDEAPEGKLDLLLSLDFRMTSTTLFSDVVLPAATWYEKHDLSSTDMHPFVHAFTPAINPPWQTRTDFQAFHGIAKAFSALAATHLGVRKDLVAAPLLHDTPDAMATPHGRVVDWAATGRTPVPGRTMPKLVVVERDYAAIADKMAALGPLMDTLGTTGKGVSVDVTPEVAYLRRKNGEVRGGAADGRPSLAQDVHACEAILALSGTTNGRVATAGFQDVEKRTGVRLADLAAEHGGKQITFADTQARPEPVITSPEWSGSEHGGRRYSPFTINTERLKPWHTLTGRQHFFLDHDWMHEAGEALPIFRPPLDMHRLFGEPRLGRNGELEITVRYLTPHSKWSIHSEYQDNLLMLTLSRGGPTMWMSEVDAAKIGVRDNDWIEAVNRNGVVVCRAVVTHKMPEGTVYMYHAQERVIDVPKAEVNGRRGGIHNSLTRLLVKPTHLIGGYAQLSFAFNYLGPTGNQRDEVTVIRRRSQEVQY; this comes from the coding sequence ATGTCGCGAGCGACCGAGAGTGCGGGGCGGGCGCTGCTGAAGGTGGGCGGTCTGGTACGCCGGGCCGAGGTGTCCGCCGACGGCCGGACGCTGCACCAGATCGGCGGACGGGAGGCCGACACCTTCTACCGGGACCGCTCCTCCTACGACAAGGTCGTGCGGTCGACGCACGGCGTCAACTGCACCGGCTCGTGCTCCTGGAAGGTGTACGTCAAGGACGGCATCATCACCTGGGAGCAGCAGCAGACCGACTACCCGAGCGTGGGCCCGGACCGCCCGGAGTACGAGCCGCGCGGATGCCCCCGGGGCGCCGCCTTCTCCTGGTACACCTACTCCCCCACCCGGGTGCGCTACCCGTACGCCCGGGGCGTGCTGGTGGAGATGTACCGGGAGGCCAAGGCCCGGCTCGGGGACCCGGTGGCCGCGTGGGCGGACATCCAGGCCGACCCGGAACGCCGCCGCCGCTACCAGCGGGCGCGCGGCAAGGGCGGCCTGGTGCGGATCTCCTGGGACGAGGCACAGGAGATGATCGCCGCCGCCCACGTGCACACCATCGGCACGTACGGCCCGGACCGGATCGCCGGCTTCTCCCCGATCCCGGCGATGTCCATGGTGTCGCACGCCGTCGGCGCACGGTTCCTCTCGCTGCTCGGCGGGTCGATGCTGTCGTTCTACGACTGGTACGCCGACCTGCCGGTGGCCTCCCCGCAGGTCTTCGGCGACCAGACCGACGTGCCCGAGTCCGGGGACTGGTGGGACGCCTCCTACTTCGTCATGTGGGGCTCCAACGTCCCGGTCACCCGGACCCCGGACGCGCACTGGATGGCCGAGGCCCGCTACCGCGGGCAGAAGGTCGTGGTGGTCAGCCCGGACTACGCCGACAACGTCAAGTTCGCCGACGAGTGGATGCCCGCCCAGCCGGGCACCGACGGCGCCCTGGCCATGGCGATGGGGCACGTCGTGCTCACGGAGTTCTTCGTCCGGCGGCGCACCCCGCGCTTCGTCGACTACGTACGCACGTTCACCGACCTGCCGTTCCTGGTGACGCTGGAGCCGGGCGCGGACGGGGCGTACCGGCCGGGCAAGTTCCTCACCGCCGAGGACCTGGGCGAGTCCGGCCGGGAGGCGGCCTTCAGGACCGTGCTGTGGGACTCGGCCACCGACGCCGCCGCCGTGCCGCGCGGCAGCCTCGGGCACCGCTGGGGCGAGCAGCCGGGGCAGTGGAACCTCGACCTGGGCGACCTGGAGCCGGCGCTGACCTGCCTCGGCGCCGGTGACGCGGTCCCGGTGGAGCTGCCCCGCTTCGACACCGACACCCCGCAGGTGCTGCGCCGGGGCGTGCCCACCCGCACGGTGGCCGGCAAGCTGGTCACCAGCGTGTTCGACCTGTTGCTGGCCCAGTACGGGGTGGCGCGCGAGGGTCTGCCCGGGCAGTGGCCGACCGGGTACGACGACGTCGGGTCGCCGTACACCCCGGCGTGGCAGGAGCCGATCACCGGTGTGCCGGCGGCCCAGGTGGCCCGGGTGGCCCGGGAGTTCGCCGACAACGCCGAGCGTTCCGGCGGCCGGTCGATGATCCTGCTCGGCGCGGGCACCAACCACTGGTTCCACTCCGACGCCACGTACCGGGCGATCCTGGCGCTGGTCACCCTGACCGGCTGCCAGGGGGTCAACGGCGGCGGCTGGGCGCACTACGTCGGGCAGGAGAAGTGCCGGCCGGTGACCGGCTGGCAGCAGCTCGCCTTCGGCCTCGACTGGGTCCGCCCGCCGCGCCAGATGATCGGCACCGCCTTCTGGTACGTCCACACCGACCAGTGGCGCTACGACACGTACTCCGCCGACGTCCTCTCCTCCCCCACCGGCTCCGGCGCGTTCGCCGGCAGGCACACCATGGACCTGCTGGCGCAGTCGGCGCGCTCGGGCTGGATGCCGTCCATGCCGACCTTCGACCGCAGCCCGCTCGACCTGGCCGACGAGGCCCTCGCGGCGTCCCCGGACGACCCGGGCGGCTGGGTCGCCGAGCAGCTCGGTCAGGGGCGGGTGAGGTTCGCCTGCACCGACCCGGACGCGCCGCAGAACTGGCCGCGGGTGCTCACCGTGTGGCGGGCCAACCTGCTCGGCTCGTCGGCCAAGGGCAACGAGTACTTCCTGCGCCACCTGCTCGGCACCGACGCCAACCTGCGCGCCGACGAGGCGCCGGAGGAGCTGCGGCCGAAGGACGTGACCTGGCACGACGAGGCCCCCGAGGGCAAGCTCGACCTGCTGCTGAGCCTCGACTTCCGGATGACCTCCACGACGCTCTTCTCCGACGTCGTGCTGCCGGCCGCCACCTGGTACGAGAAGCACGACCTGAGCAGCACCGACATGCACCCGTTCGTGCACGCGTTCACCCCGGCGATCAACCCGCCCTGGCAGACGCGGACCGACTTCCAGGCGTTCCACGGCATCGCCAAGGCGTTCTCCGCGCTGGCCGCGACCCATCTCGGCGTGCGCAAGGACCTGGTGGCGGCGCCGCTGCTGCACGACACGCCCGACGCGATGGCGACCCCGCACGGCCGGGTGGTCGACTGGGCGGCCACCGGACGGACACCGGTGCCCGGGCGCACCATGCCGAAGCTGGTGGTGGTCGAGCGGGACTACGCGGCGATCGCCGACAAGATGGCCGCGCTCGGGCCGCTGATGGACACCCTCGGCACCACCGGCAAGGGCGTCTCGGTGGACGTCACCCCGGAGGTGGCGTACCTGCGGCGCAAGAACGGCGAGGTGCGCGGCGGGGCGGCCGACGGCCGGCCGTCGCTGGCGCAGGACGTGCACGCCTGCGAGGCGATCCTCGCGCTGTCCGGGACCACCAACGGCCGGGTCGCCACCGCCGGGTTCCAGGACGTGGAGAAGCGCACCGGGGTACGCCTGGCCGACCTGGCCGCCGAGCACGGGGGCAAGCAGATCACCTTCGCCGACACCCAGGCCCGGCCGGAGCCGGTGATCACCAGCCCGGAGTGGTCGGGCAGCGAGCACGGCGGACGGCGCTACTCGCCGTTCACCATCAACACCGAACGGCTCAAGCCCTGGCACACGTTGACCGGGCGGCAGCACTTCTTCCTCGACCACGACTGGATGCACGAGGCCGGCGAGGCGCTGCCGATCTTCCGGCCGCCGCTGGACATGCACCGGCTCTTCGGCGAGCCGAGACTCGGCCGCAACGGCGAGTTGGAGATCACCGTCCGGTACCTCACCCCGCACTCGAAGTGGTCGATCCACTCCGAGTACCAGGACAACCTGCTGATGCTGACGCTGTCCCGGGGCGGCCCGACGATGTGGATGAGCGAGGTCGACGCGGCGAAGATCGGGGTACGGGACAACGACTGGATCGAGGCGGTCAACCGCAACGGCGTCGTGGTCTGCCGGGCGGTGGTCACCCACAAGATGCCCGAGGGCACGGTCTACATGTACCACGCCCAGGAACGGGTGATCGACGTGCCGAAGGCCGAGGTCAACGGCCGGCGCGGCGGCATCCACAACTCGCTGACCCGGCTGCTGGTCAAGCCCACCCACCTGATCGGCGGGTACGCGCAGCTGTCGTTCGCCTTCAACTACCTCGGCCCCACCGGCAACCAGCGCGACGAGGTCACCGTGATCCGCCGCCGCTCCCAGGAGGTGCAGTACTGA